A window from Buchnera aphidicola (Mindarus abietinus) encodes these proteins:
- a CDS encoding UvrD-helicase domain-containing protein has protein sequence MKKNKEIKEIFDFSLTGKHVIEASAGTGKTFFIVLTYIRLILGINTKKNMQPIPVKKILVLTFNKSAKEEIFKRIKNTIQKLKKFFFKKKIKDKNIDFILKNIKNLKLTYILLLKVEFDLEQAKIFTIDSFFFKTLDYYTLNLNNLNKIKKNENEKNIYLQSTIDFWRKKCFFFPKNLLNIIYKRWKNPLNLFKEIESWINYQNNNPYLKIKKKYCLITLHKKNIKKINFYKKSWLGISKKIFNLIDNFDINKRIFNKKNKERWINLINKWAKEKTIDYFIPKELSYFKKKIKKVKNEKNKELYNFFVFTEFFLKQNFSIEKKFILFSIQKIIYYANLKKKKMDI, from the coding sequence ATGAAAAAAAATAAAGAAATAAAAGAAATATTTGATTTTTCATTAACAGGAAAACATGTAATTGAAGCATCAGCTGGAACAGGAAAAACTTTTTTTATAGTTTTGACATATATTAGACTGATATTAGGAATTAATACAAAAAAAAATATGCAACCTATACCAGTTAAAAAGATTCTTGTACTAACATTCAATAAATCAGCAAAGGAAGAAATTTTTAAAAGAATAAAAAATACTATTCAAAAATTAAAAAAATTTTTCTTTAAAAAAAAAATTAAAGATAAAAATATAGATTTTATATTAAAAAATATTAAAAATTTAAAATTAACATATATTCTACTTTTAAAAGTAGAATTTGATTTAGAACAAGCAAAAATTTTTACTATAGATAGCTTCTTTTTTAAAACATTAGACTATTATACTTTGAATTTAAATAATCTAAACAAAATAAAAAAAAATGAAAATGAAAAAAATATATATTTACAAAGTACTATAGATTTTTGGAGAAAAAAATGTTTTTTTTTTCCAAAAAATTTATTAAATATTATTTATAAAAGATGGAAAAATCCTTTAAATTTATTTAAAGAGATAGAATCTTGGATAAATTATCAAAATAACAATCCTTATCTTAAAATAAAAAAAAAATATTGTTTAATCACATTACATAAAAAAAATATTAAAAAAATTAATTTTTATAAAAAATCTTGGTTAGGAATTAGTAAAAAAATATTTAATTTAATAGATAATTTTGATATAAATAAAAGAATTTTTAATAAAAAAAATAAAGAAAGATGGATAAACTTAATAAACAAATGGGCAAAAGAAAAAACAATTGATTATTTTATTCCTAAAGAATTATCTTATTTTAAAAAAAAAATAAAAAAGGTAAAAAATGAAAAAAATAAAGAATTATATAATTTTTTTGTTTTTACAGAATTTTTTTTAAAACAAAATTTTTCGATAGAAAAAAAATTTATTCTTTTTTCGATTCAAAAAATTATATACTACGCTAACTTAAAAAAAAAAAAAATGGATATTTAG